Proteins encoded within one genomic window of Balaenoptera ricei isolate mBalRic1 chromosome 10, mBalRic1.hap2, whole genome shotgun sequence:
- the DDX17 gene encoding probable ATP-dependent RNA helicase DDX17 isoform X2 translates to MRGGGFGDRDRDRDRGGFGARGGGGLPPKKFGNPGERLRKKKWDLSELPKFEKNFYVEHPEVARLTPYEVDELRRKKEITVRGGDVCPKPVFAFHHANFPQYVMDVLMDQHFTEPTPIQCQGFPLALSGRDMVGIAQTGSGKTLAYLLPAIVHINHQPYLERGDGPICLVLAPTRELAQQVQQVADDYGKCSRLKSTCIYGGAPKGPQIRDLERGVEICIATPGRLIDFLESGKTNLRRCTYLVLDEADRMLDMGFEPQIRKIVDQIRPDRQTLMWSATWPKEVRQLAEDFLRDYTQINVGNLELSANHNILQIVDVCMESEKDHKLIQLMEEIMAEKENKTIIFVETKRRCDDLTRRMRRDGWPAMCIHGDKSQPERDWVLNEFRSGKAPILIATDVASRGLDVEDVKFVINYDYPNSSEDYVHRIGRTARSTNKGTAYTFFTPGNLKQARELIKVLEEANQAINPKLMQLVDHRGGGGGGGGRSRYRTTSSANNPNLMYQDECDRRLRGVKDGGRRDSASYRDRGETDRAGYANGSGYGSPNSAFGAQAGQYTYGQGTYGAAAYGTSGYTAQEYGAGTYGASSTTSTGRSSQSSSQQFSGMGRSGQQPQPLMSQQFAQPPGATNMIGYMGQTAYQYPPPPPPPPPSRK, encoded by the exons ATTTGGAGCAAGAGGTGGTGGTGGCCTTCCCCCAAAGAAGTTTGGTAATCCTGGGGAACGTTTACGTAAAAAGAAGTGGGATTTGAGTGAGCTCCCCAAGTTTGAGAAGAATTTTTATGTTGAACATCCAGAAGTGGCAAGGCTGACTCCG TATGAGGTTGATGAACTACGCCGAAAGAAAGAGATTACAGTAAGAGGAGGCGATGTTTGTCCTAAACCTGTGTTTGCCTTCCATCATGCTAACTTCCCAC AATACGTAATGGATGTGTTGATGGATCAGCACTTCACAGAACCAACTCCAATTCAGTGCCAGGGATTTCCCTTGGCTCTTAGTGGCCGGGATATGGTGGGCATTGCTCAGACTGGCTCTGGGAAGACATTGGCG tatTTGCTGCCTGCTATTGTTCATATTAACCACCAGCCTTACTTGGAAAGAGGAGATGGCCCAATT tgtcTAGTTCTGGCTCCTACCAGAGAGCTTGCCCAGCAGGTACAGCAGGTGGCTGATGACTATGGCAAATGTTCTAGATTGAAGAGCACTTGCATTTATGGAGGTGCTCCTAAAGGTCCCCAGATTCGAGACTTGGAGagag GTGTCGAGATCTGTATAGCTACTCCTGGACGCCTGATAGATTTCCTGGAGTCAGGAAAGACAAATCTTCGCCGATGTACTTACCTTGTACTGGATGAGGCTGACAGAATGCTTGATATGGGCTTTGAACCCCAGATTCGTAAAATTGTTGACCAAATCAGG CCTGATAGGCAGACATTAATGTGGAGTGCAACCTGGCCAAAAGAAGTAAGACAGCTTGCAGAGGATTTCCTTCGTGATTACACCCAGATTAACGTAGGCAATCTGGAGTTGAGTGCCAACCACAACATCCTCCAGATTGTGGACGTCTGCATGGAAAGTGAAAAAGACCACAA GTTGATCCAACTCATGgaggaaataatggctgaaaaggaaaataagacaataatatTTGTAGAGACGAAAAGACGCTGTGATGACCTCACTCGAAGGATGCGCAGAGATGG TTGGCCAGCTATGTGTATCCATGGAGACAAGAGTCAACCAGAAAGAGATTGGGTACTTAATG AGTTCCGTTCTGGAAAGGCTCCCATTCTCATTGCCACAGATGTAGCCTCCCGTGGGCTAG atgtggAAGATGTCAAGTTTGTGATCAACTATGACTATCCAAACAGCTCAGAGGATTATGTGCACCGTATTGGCCGAACAGCCCGTAGCACCAACAAGGGCACCGCCTACACCTTCTTCACCCCAGGGAACCTAAAGCAGGCCAGAGAGTTGATCAAAGTGCTGGAAGAGGCTAATCAGGCTATCAATCCAAAACTGATGCAGCTGGTGGACCACAGAGGAGGCGGCGGAGGAGGGG GAGGTCGTTCTCGATACCGGACTACTTCTTCAGCCAACAATCCCAATCTGATGTATCAGGATGAGTGTGACCGGAGGCTTCGAGGGGTCAAAGATGGTGGCCGGAGAGACTCTGCAAGCTATCGGGATCGTGGTGAAACCGATAGAGCCGGTTATGCTAACGGTAGTGGCTATGGAAGTCCAAATTCTGCCTTTGGAGCACAAGCAGGCCAATACACCTATGGTCAAGGCACCTATGGGGCAGCTGCTTATGGCACCAGTGGTTACACAGCCCAAGAATATGGTGCTGGCACTTACGGGGCCAGTAGCACCACCTCAACTGGGAGAAGTTCACAGAGCTCTAGCCAGCAGTTTAGTGGGATGGGCCGGTCTGGGCAGCAGCCACAGCCACTGATGTCACAACAGTTTGCACAGCCTCCGGGAGCTACCAATATGATAGGTTACATGGGGCAGACTGCGTACCAgtacccaccccctcctcctccccctcctccttcacgTAAATGA
- the DDX17 gene encoding probable ATP-dependent RNA helicase DDX17 isoform X1: MRGGGFGDRDRDRDRGGFGARGGGGLPPKKFGNPGERLRKKKWDLSELPKFEKNFYVEHPEVARLTPYEVDELRRKKEITVRGGDVCPKPVFAFHHANFPQYVMDVLMDQHFTEPTPIQCQGFPLALSGRDMVGIAQTGSGKTLAYLLPAIVHINHQPYLERGDGPICLVLAPTRELAQQVQQVADDYGKCSRLKSTCIYGGAPKGPQIRDLERGVEICIATPGRLIDFLESGKTNLRRCTYLVLDEADRMLDMGFEPQIRKIVDQIRPDRQTLMWSATWPKEVRQLAEDFLRDYTQINVGNLELSANHNILQIVDVCMESEKDHKLIQLMEEIMAEKENKTIIFVETKRRCDDLTRRMRRDGWPAMCIHGDKSQPERDWVLNEFRSGKAPILIATDVASRGLDVEDVKFVINYDYPNSSEDYVHRIGRTARSTNKGTAYTFFTPGNLKQARELIKVLEEANQAINPKLMQLVDHRGGGGGGGKGGRSRYRTTSSANNPNLMYQDECDRRLRGVKDGGRRDSASYRDRGETDRAGYANGSGYGSPNSAFGAQAGQYTYGQGTYGAAAYGTSGYTAQEYGAGTYGASSTTSTGRSSQSSSQQFSGMGRSGQQPQPLMSQQFAQPPGATNMIGYMGQTAYQYPPPPPPPPPSRK; the protein is encoded by the exons ATTTGGAGCAAGAGGTGGTGGTGGCCTTCCCCCAAAGAAGTTTGGTAATCCTGGGGAACGTTTACGTAAAAAGAAGTGGGATTTGAGTGAGCTCCCCAAGTTTGAGAAGAATTTTTATGTTGAACATCCAGAAGTGGCAAGGCTGACTCCG TATGAGGTTGATGAACTACGCCGAAAGAAAGAGATTACAGTAAGAGGAGGCGATGTTTGTCCTAAACCTGTGTTTGCCTTCCATCATGCTAACTTCCCAC AATACGTAATGGATGTGTTGATGGATCAGCACTTCACAGAACCAACTCCAATTCAGTGCCAGGGATTTCCCTTGGCTCTTAGTGGCCGGGATATGGTGGGCATTGCTCAGACTGGCTCTGGGAAGACATTGGCG tatTTGCTGCCTGCTATTGTTCATATTAACCACCAGCCTTACTTGGAAAGAGGAGATGGCCCAATT tgtcTAGTTCTGGCTCCTACCAGAGAGCTTGCCCAGCAGGTACAGCAGGTGGCTGATGACTATGGCAAATGTTCTAGATTGAAGAGCACTTGCATTTATGGAGGTGCTCCTAAAGGTCCCCAGATTCGAGACTTGGAGagag GTGTCGAGATCTGTATAGCTACTCCTGGACGCCTGATAGATTTCCTGGAGTCAGGAAAGACAAATCTTCGCCGATGTACTTACCTTGTACTGGATGAGGCTGACAGAATGCTTGATATGGGCTTTGAACCCCAGATTCGTAAAATTGTTGACCAAATCAGG CCTGATAGGCAGACATTAATGTGGAGTGCAACCTGGCCAAAAGAAGTAAGACAGCTTGCAGAGGATTTCCTTCGTGATTACACCCAGATTAACGTAGGCAATCTGGAGTTGAGTGCCAACCACAACATCCTCCAGATTGTGGACGTCTGCATGGAAAGTGAAAAAGACCACAA GTTGATCCAACTCATGgaggaaataatggctgaaaaggaaaataagacaataatatTTGTAGAGACGAAAAGACGCTGTGATGACCTCACTCGAAGGATGCGCAGAGATGG TTGGCCAGCTATGTGTATCCATGGAGACAAGAGTCAACCAGAAAGAGATTGGGTACTTAATG AGTTCCGTTCTGGAAAGGCTCCCATTCTCATTGCCACAGATGTAGCCTCCCGTGGGCTAG atgtggAAGATGTCAAGTTTGTGATCAACTATGACTATCCAAACAGCTCAGAGGATTATGTGCACCGTATTGGCCGAACAGCCCGTAGCACCAACAAGGGCACCGCCTACACCTTCTTCACCCCAGGGAACCTAAAGCAGGCCAGAGAGTTGATCAAAGTGCTGGAAGAGGCTAATCAGGCTATCAATCCAAAACTGATGCAGCTGGTGGACCACAGAGGAGGCGGCGGAGGAGGGGGTAAGG GAGGTCGTTCTCGATACCGGACTACTTCTTCAGCCAACAATCCCAATCTGATGTATCAGGATGAGTGTGACCGGAGGCTTCGAGGGGTCAAAGATGGTGGCCGGAGAGACTCTGCAAGCTATCGGGATCGTGGTGAAACCGATAGAGCCGGTTATGCTAACGGTAGTGGCTATGGAAGTCCAAATTCTGCCTTTGGAGCACAAGCAGGCCAATACACCTATGGTCAAGGCACCTATGGGGCAGCTGCTTATGGCACCAGTGGTTACACAGCCCAAGAATATGGTGCTGGCACTTACGGGGCCAGTAGCACCACCTCAACTGGGAGAAGTTCACAGAGCTCTAGCCAGCAGTTTAGTGGGATGGGCCGGTCTGGGCAGCAGCCACAGCCACTGATGTCACAACAGTTTGCACAGCCTCCGGGAGCTACCAATATGATAGGTTACATGGGGCAGACTGCGTACCAgtacccaccccctcctcctccccctcctccttcacgTAAATGA